TCCCACCCCAAGTTCTCCAGTTGGATGTCCTCCAGGGCCACTCCTTCATGGCAGGCTATAGTGAGAGAGTCAGGCTTGTGGCTGAGGGCAGTCAGAGGGGGAGATGGCAGGCAGCGATGGGAGATCAGCAGACAGTGAAGCAGATGCAGATGAGGAATTTGGGGACAAGGCGGGCACAGGCTGAGCAGACCCAGGCACTATCAGAATGATGGAGGCCCCTACATGGCAGGGCACTACCACAGCAGCTGAAACCTCACCTGGGACGTGTACAGCAGCAGCCTCCCTTGGGCCAGACACAGCCCAGACTGAGTTGGGTTCTGAGGGTTTGGTGGGGAACCCAACGGGGTCAAATGATGGGGCTGCGATGACTGGCTTCCCAGGACCCATAGCCTGGAGCACAGACAGGGCGGCACCCTCCGGGTTGAGAGCCAGGCTGCTGTCCAAGATGTCGTTGGTGCCTTCATGCCTCCTAAGACTCTGTTTCCACCAGAAGACTTACTGGAGTTTCAGGGAGTCGGTAGTCATGTCCATAGTGAGCAGCAGGTTTTGGTGTAATGGGTCAGATCCCCTTTGGGTTGAGGTATGCCCAGTGGGAAAGGCTCTCACCTTCTCTTCTAAGGCCTCAGATTCAGGGGAGAGCTCCCCCAGCAAATCGCCTACCCGAATGAGTCCGGCAGTCACTCCTGGAAGCCATAGAACATCTGGATCTTCCAGTAGGTTTCTGTAGCAGCTCTGCAGGGCAGAAGCACCAGGAGCTGGGGAAAGCATGCATTCACCAATGCAGAGCTCGAAAGGCTCCTGGGCATTGCTGTTAGGCAGTTTGTACAGTTCCGTTATTCTGTCAAGCAGAATGGAGGATGTGAGAGTAGGAATAAGGGTAAACCAAGGGAAATcattttaaacaaactaaaCCAAAAACAAAACTGGTTCACAGGGGATCGAATGGAGCGGCAAGGGCATAGACGACAGGACAACATGATTTCAATCACAAGACTGGGGATTATTAGACTGGGATCACTTAATACTGCAGTAAAAATAGAGCAGAGAGGCAGCTGGGTGTGATGAACAGGAGGGCAGGAACGAGAGGTGAGGCTAAAGAGCACCAGGCATGGCTTGTTAGAGCCCCACCAGGGAGGAAACAGGAGGTTCGGGCAGAGCAAGACATGAAAATATGACATATAAAGGCACAAAACAGttaaattctttaaaatatgtatattttgtTTAATGACATCAAGGTAATTTTGAATCCCTAGCAGATTAATCCTGAACTAATACAAATTTGCCCATTGAGTCAGGAGGATGTTTTTACTGAAGTGATTCAGGCCAAGCGGGCAGATTTTCTTTGGACCTGAGCCATTAAATTCTGATTTGTAAACCCAGGagcgctgtgctgtgctgtgtctgATTTGGTCTGTTTTACACTTACAGGTTTAAACGTGATGTTTAACATACTGATACTTACTCTTTATGTCCATATTATTGCCTCGATGCAACGCACATTTTTACTGGGTGAGTTTACTTATAATTAAAtgttataattgtaaatatataattaaatgttttataattaaattaaaggttttGTGATACTTTCAGTAAATATATGTAATTAATTTGTAATATTCTATAATACTTATACATTTATAATTGGTAAAAAGATCGTATTACATCGGACATGTATGCTTTTATTTCTAAATCACCAGAATATATAATGTGCCAGATGGTCCAAACCCTTTAAACCTCTCTTATGTGTGGGTCATGcaggtggatggatgaataataaatgcTTGTGTTCATAGTAGAAACGGGTATCTGACAGTAATTCCTTTATTGTTACTAGTGTATGTAATTGTGAGCGTCATGTGACTGGGATTGTGTACATTGTACTTTAATAAAGAGAGAGTGAGGACAGATGATGTGTGGGGTGTTTAAATGCATAAGACCAAACACATGAAACTCAGATATTAACCATGTTTAAGTTTATATTCATAGCTATAACTGGATGTGTGAATATGGAATAAGGGTGGGGAATTTGTGCACAACTCATGTTTAGAAACATTTGCTTTGTGATTTCAGGATATTTCATCCCGATTACAGTAGCTTCTTTGGGAATGGGGGCATGTATTTTTGCCAAAGTATTTCTGCACTCATTCAGACATTTCTGTAAGTATTTCATATTGAAACTCAATAATGCAGTAATTCTGCACAAACACTTAAAACGATCAGACTTCAGTGTAACTCATTATATTCCCCTCAGTCTGATGCTTATTTGCTTGTCTGCCTTAAACTGGCTTTCAGTGGAGATTTATTATATGTTGTTAATCATATGATTTTATCATTTTGGTTTTTCAGGTGTTTTTTGAACAATTTGTTCTTTTAGGAAGCAGCCTAAATGCATTACATTAGCTGATCGTTTCTGTCACAATCAAGGTGCTTGTTAAGTATTTTAATCGTAGTAAAAGAACTTGTACACAGTAACACAATCACAAGCTGTGGTGTCAGCCAGCTTTTCATCCAATTATGTGCTGAGTATCTGCTTGGCATTTTGGTTGGTCCACATTTAAAAGACAGACTGTTGGAAGTACATtagtgactctgtgtgtgtgagcgcccCCTAATGGTTAAACACCTTCTCATCACCTCTGTGCTTCTGAGATAGACTCTGAGTCACTGTGATTATATTGATttattgttctaacatgccaacTCAAGAATGCTTTAGCAAAAAAATGAAGAGAggtaaaatatttaataaaggccttttttatatttatttaatcttttgtttttaacatttcgatgtgttttttttttttttttagatctgGCTCAGAAAATCCTTTTGGGGATTTTAATCACAGTTCATCTAATATTAAGTTTCTTGTATTTAACTGTGATTCTGGAAAATGACAAAGGTAAGAAAAACTGGTAACAGTTTAGTTTAAGGTCTGCTCCTTAACCATTGATAAACTGTCACTAATCATTTGATAATATGTAAACAAATACAGAGATCTCACTTACAATGAGATTCAGAAATGTATTACATCTCCGAAGACAGCGCCCTCCCATGGTGACACGCTACAAGCTACTGTCCTAGCAGCTCCCTACTCTGTGTGTCAGCGTTTTGTATTTGTGATTTCCTAGCAGTTTTGTAAAACCCAGGAGCAAGATATGATTGCAGTGCATTTCTAAATTTGTGAATTAACATATTAATGCAtagaaaaattataaaatgaTTAGTCACAGTTTATTAATCGTTAAGGAACAGACAGTAAAAATGTTCTTTAAGGTCATGCCTTTTGTCACATTGTAAAAAGCACATGATTCAAACGATGGAGTGGTTCTGTTATGAATGCTTCTTCATGTATTTACTGATGTTATACGAACAGTAATTTGTTCCCATCATCAATATCCTCTGTTGTTCTGTAACCCTGACCACAGGACGACCTGAAAAAATGTGCGAATTTGTATTCATCTATATCCTGACTGTCACAAACAATGATGACTGGAATCGGGATGAACACCGTGGTACAAACCAgtttttttatacttttttaAGCTGAAACTGACAGATCTGTTTCTATGTCTGAAATGCTCTTGTAAAATCGAAGATctataaaagtatttttttgtatttaatgaagttttgtatttaaatgaaaatttttAATTGAATAAAATGAATAATGTTAATGAAAAACCAAATAGAAATGTATGGTTATTTGAATGTATATGTAGCTGTATGACTAATGCTTTTCTCTCTACCTTTCAGCCAAACCccataaatatgtatatttctCAGGGGCTTTTGCTCTCCCTCTCCTGAATTCTGTTTCTCTGGCTGTAGCATTAAAACTCAAAGCAGGTAAATACACTAGAACTTTGAGATGTTTCTCTTGCAGTTTTACTATGTAAACTTGGCAGTACAGCTAAATTGTACAAACCCTTTATGAAATACTATATAGATTCCTGTGGTTTAATCTCTGTCACTTACTGCTCATTTACTCTCCTCAGTTCTCAGTGATTTTTGTGATGATCTCAtttcagacacaggaaaacagcCATTCGATCTACGGCTGATTGTCCTGATTTCTGGGTCTGTCTTCATCTTTGGCTGGTTTGTCGCACAGATGTCTGCATACTGTAAGTATAACAGCAAAATGATGCATAACTTACCTTTAGAATCAGTGttgacacaaaaaaaaaaatcaggggaGAGTGTGAACGCAGCCCCCCACtgccagaaattatgcagtggagattcccacatttgggaaagtcgcaggggtcagcacagccgcagtgcaatggctgggCCTttccctgggtgaaccacctttgtaatcatggtatctcccctgccaggtaagtaagTCCCTGAAGTACTCACTGTATATGTTTGTACTTGGACTTTTCAAGTGTGCTGGCAGCTTTCCAGTCATTGTCTACTgtacaatatatattttaaccTAAACGAATACATCATTTGTAACTACATTATGCTATTTAAACACCACATTGAATGACTCAGGATATAACATTCCATATCAGTGCTGTTTTAATTCTCTTGAGCTTTTTGGTCTGCCtttatgatgctgtttcagtggTGTAGGACTGTAATGGCCTCttgccagtagggggcactggCACTGTAATGGGGACCTCTGATTATTACAAAAGGAGATTATATAAACACATCCTCAGTGATACTGCACATGTGTCTATGTAATACAAAAGGCTGAAGCTCTCATAATTGTATGATAATTATATCAATGCTAGTAATCATTATTCGATATTGTTACATTAACAAACACATTTATGTATTACAATTTAGAGCTCCAAAACAGGTAATTctatcactgttctttttatTTACAGATTTGTCCAGAAAAGGAATGTGAGTAGAGTCCAAGccagggggtgtgaggtgccattGTTACTACTGAGTCGCCTGGTTGTTGGATTCACTGATAGACTGTATGGCACGTTcaaaggtggacatttcaggtccagaaagtaaaaatccaaaaataTTGTTATGTGTGAATGTAGAAGGGGAAAGCAAACAAGAACTGGTCATGCAAAGACATTTAAGATATTTACGTTCTGCTTTGCAATACTGACAGatgctgcattttcattcacttttaatctgaagggcTGCCATACAACTGATGCTTTTGCTCTTTATTTGTATCCCAATCTGCTATATGACATCTTCCTTCCACCATATTGCAGAGTAATCAAGAAGGAACGTTTGAAtcaatgctttttaataattgaGTATTCGAGGATAATTGAGTAATGGTGACCGCTCTGAACTGTATTACcttttccttagaataaaagaaGCATTCACCCAGATCAATGATCCTGAGCTAGACCAGGTAGGTGTCCTGGATACATCTGTCCCTCTGGCTGGTGTCCTGGGGCCTGTTTCTCTACATCAGTCTGACCATCTTCCCTCAGATTATTATACATAATTGTGTCTGTAGCAGATCTGTGTCCCTTGTGCtcttcctccttccctgtaagtATGGAGTCTGTTGAGGTAGAGGAAGAGCCCTTATTATGACTCCAGCACACAGGAACATATCAGTACATTCTCCATGTTCATGGCTCCCTGTTGTTAAACAGAGTAGGGAAGGCGGCCATATAATACCGTAAGACTGACAAATGTTGATTtaacaaaagaaatgtttactgGCGATGCCCATCTTCAATAATCTGCAAATACACTCCAGTACACATGCCAACCACAAACCTGAACCCAAAGCTAGAACAGAACTGACCCTCATCACATCCAGGTCAGCCACAGCTCCCTCCCCAACACGACAATCAAGGCAATACACAGCCTAATACACAGCCCAGTACACAGCCCAGTACACAGCCCAGTACACAGCCCAGTACACAGCCCAATACACAGCCTAATACACAGCCCAATACACAGCCCAGTACACAGCCCAATACACAGCCCAGTACACAGCCCAATACACAGCCCAATACACAGCCCAGTACACAGCCCAGTACACAGCCCAATACACAGCCCAGTACACAACCCAGTACACAGCCCAGTACACAACCCAGTACACAGCCCAGTACACAGCCCAATACACAGCCCAGTACACAGCCCAGTACACAGCCCAATACACAGCCCAGTACACAGCCCAGTACACAGCCCAGTACACAGCCCAATACACAGCCCAGTACACAGCCCAATACACAGCCCAATACACAGCCCAGTACACAGCCCAATACACAGCCCAATACACAGCTCAGTACACAGCCCAGTACACAGCCCAATACACAGCCCAGTACACAGCCCAGTACACAGCCCAATACACAGCCCAATACACAGCCCAATACACAGCCCAGTACACAGCCCAGTACACAGCCCAATACACAGCCCAGTACACAGCCCAATACACAGCCCAGTACACAGCCCAGTACACAGCCCAATACACAGCCCAGTACACAGCCCAGTACACAGCCCAGTACACAGCCCAATACACAGCCCAGTACACAGCCCAGTACACAACCCAATACACAGCCCAGTACACAGCCCAGTACACAGCCCAGTACACAGCCCAGTACACATGCCATACCGTGACTGGCAGGGAGCCGCTGTACAGTAAACGCTCCCAAGGTTTTTCTGCTGGTTCTGATTGGACTATGCTTCAGCTAATTATCATAGAGTATTTATTATCTTCCTTCTTACCTCCGAGACCATAAAAAACTGGAATTAAATAGtgtgattttaaaaaataagaatattatCCTATAATTCCAACCCACTACAAAGTCCCTTATCCCCAAGGGAAGGACTGTGAAACAAAGAGACCTAAGGCTGGGGAGTGGACTTCCCCCAACCTTGAGTGGGCCAAGGATTATTCTGCCCCAAGAAAAGCCCCCTCTCTAGCTAAGGGATGCACAGCACACCCCTGCAACAAGGTCCTAGGCATGTCCAGGGACCTCCTCTGTCTCTGGGGGTATGAAAACTGGGCACCTGGGCTTTGGGGAAGGTTTAGCCGGGGAGTCAGGGGGGCAATCAAAGGCCAACTGAGCTGGGGTGTGGAGCTCTCTCCCCAACATGAGGAGAGAAGGGGTACAGGATGTGGAGTCCTGCCCTGTGGAGCGACAGGCCATGAGCACTAGGGGCAGCTGTGTGTCCCAGTCATGCTGATACTCTGCCACAAGGACGGCTGCTGCTGTTCCAGGGTGCAGTGAAACCTCTCCACCAGGCCGTCACTCTGAGGCTACAGGGGGGAGGTGGGTGTCTTGTGTTTGCGCAGCCGGCTGCACAGGGAGGAGAACACAGCTCAGACTCAGAATTCCTCCCCTGGTCACTGCAGAGTCTCTGGCTCCCCGAACTGGTTAAACACGCCCTCCACCAGGGCATCTGCGATCGTCTCCCCCTTCTGGTCAGGGATGCCATAGGTTTCTGGCCACCAGGTAAAGTAATCCATCCCCATGAACATGTAGCTGTTACCCCTGTCAGAGGGCCCAAAACGTCCACTGCCATTCATTCCGTTATGGCCCCactgggagctgctgcagctgggCGAGTGACCTGCCCGTGGGGCCCTTCTGTGCCGTGCAGAGGTCACAGCGATGGCAGAAGTCCTTGGCATCCCTGTACTGCCCCCTGTAGACCCCTCTGCAGCACGTCATCGCAGAGACACAGGGTCTTGACTTTGGACCATAGTCTCTTGGTTTCCTGGGAGAAAGCTGCCATCTTCCCATAGAAGCCTCCACTGGGCCCCCACCTCCTGTAGCACTGGAGCCAGGTCAGTGTGCTGCTCCTGTCTACCTCCAGTCTGACACCCAGACAGCCTGCAGCTCAGGGCAGGTGACGCCTCTCCCTGGCACACTGCTGCACAGGCTTCCCCCTCTAGCAGCAGCTCCTcgtcccagacctccctctacTCACAGTAGAGGCCCCCATCTGTAGTAAAAGACATGCTACAGAGGGTCTCCTGGCACTGTAATGACCAGACAAACTCCCTGTCCCTTTGCAGAAGCTGGAACAAAGGGGTGACCGTGCAGACAAAACCCCCCCAGGCAACAAGGAACAGTGCCCCCTTTAGACAGCCCTATGCACAAGGCACAGGATAGCAGCTTGGGGGTACAGGGGTCACTGGTGTGGGAGGGGTTGGCACCCAACTCCAGACCAAGTCCTTCCTGCCTAACAGACTGTCCCCCCCCAGCTGACCTCCTGGGCGCCCCCAAGGTGGCAAACCTGgtgagagctgcccccccccccaatctagcAGGGACCCCAGACCACATTCAGATGGGGACTCGAGGGAAAGGGCTTTGAGTGGCACTTCAGATATCGAGCTTTTCCAGCCGCACAGAAACCGCTCTGATTGTGATGGAGAAACACAGCTGAGGTTTACAGGCCCAATCCCAGAATGCAGAGCATAGAGCATGAAGGCTGTTCTGGTGACTGTAACAAACATACAGTGACCCCTGCTGATGAGATCattgtcctgcccccccccccccccccccccccattgggcTCCTTCATCGACCCGGAGAAGCCTGAGCTGATACAGGATCGGCTGTGGCTCCTGCAACATGCTGACGAGTGCCAGCAGCTTAAGGAGAGCTACAGGGAATCGTGGTCGTGCTCCAGGCCCCAGTGCCGCACCATGAGGAGGGTCCTGAAGCACATGGACAGCTGCCAGGCCGGTACATCCTGCCAGGGTGAGTGCAGGACCACACTTCTGTTACACTATTCTGGGTGGATTCAGGCTGGAGGAGGATTAATTTACCTTTGGCTCTTGCATTTACCTTCACTCCAGTGCCAGGTTTGTATCTGTCACCTAACAGTTTGAACTCCTCTTTCTGTCCCTGCAGTGAAGCACTGTGCTTCCTCCTGCCAGATCATCTCACACTGGGAGAACTGCACACAGGATGACTGTCCTATTTGCCTGCCACTGCAAAACGAGGGCTACTTGTGGCGGTACAACgtaagcctcccccccccccccccccccccgttacccCCCCAGGCTGGCCTGCTCTCTTCCCTGGTTCATGTATCGCTGATAGTTTGTCAGGCTCGTCTTACTGTACAAAATGAATGGGACCACAGAATGTCTGTGGTGTGGAAGTACTTCAAAATTAACatcaaaaaccaaaaaaatagCAAACTGTGTTCTGCTAAAAAGAGGAGGTACTAAAACAAGGTCATACTAGGGCTGGGTGATGGCTAAAAACAATATGCaataattacataaaaaaaaaataccaggaTAAACAATAATATTGAGTGATCCATCACCCACAGCCTCCCtcctgacactctcacacacacatacacacacacacacaccagacctgtactcatatctttttgggggccgctcattaatttctatgggcataactctACTGCCAACAATGATAATCAtaatccctacccagccataaccttagtAAGTGACCACTGTATCGTTAGCTGATGCCCAAAGAGGCTCACCCAGCTGTCTGCAGCAACCCCCCAGGTCACTTTTCAGGAGATCCGGTTGAACTCACTGCCCAAACCGACTCTTCGGCGCCCCCACTAGTGCAGCATAGTATGTGTCCCCGGGGCTGAGCAGCAGGAGGCAGGACAGCATCATCCGTGATCACATGACCAGCTGCTGGACTTTTTCCTACAGTGACCAACTCTGCAGCTCCTGCTGCAGCTCTTCCTCTCCCGCACCCTTGTCTGGTGAACGCGTTCCATGCTCCCATAAGGCTCCACAGCAGCACCACTGGGAATCGTTCCAAAACTCTGCCACTGAAGCTTGTTATCTATCCTATTACGGATATCATTCATTTCCCTGAACTAAAGCCAAAATCGTTCATCTTTGCATCCAGGtcagcccctcccccctgctCAAACCCTGGCAACACACAGCTTAATATGCATACCTTCCCGTGATTGGCAGGGAGCAGGGTGACTGGCTACTGCATTCAATGCTACAGCACTATTAAAGAATGTGATCTTTCCCATGTGTTACATTGTCATGGTCGTTATATCTGTCAAAACCTGTCTAGAAGTAAGCTAATGCCTTACATTGTACATGCAGGAAAGTTGtgagtacagacgctcctctacttacaaatgagttacgttccgaatggccgttcgtaacttgaaatat
The sequence above is a segment of the Brienomyrus brachyistius isolate T26 chromosome 12, BBRACH_0.4, whole genome shotgun sequence genome. Coding sequences within it:
- the LOC125705025 gene encoding uncharacterized protein LOC125705025 isoform X1 yields the protein MPIFNNLQIHSSTHANHKPEPKARTELTLITSRSATAPSPTRQSRQYTAQYTAQYTAQYTAQYTAQYTAQYTAQYTAQYTAQYTAQYTAQYTAQYTAQYTAQYTAQYTAQYTAQYTAQYTAQYTAQYTAQYTAQYTAQYTAQYTAQYTAQYTAQYTAQYTAQYTAQYTAQYTAQYTAQYTAQYTAQYTAQYTAQYTAQYTTQYTAQYTAQYTAQYTAQYTCHTVTGREPLYSKRSQGFSAGSDWTMLQLIIIEYLLSSFLPPRP
- the LOC125705025 gene encoding uncharacterized protein LOC125705025 isoform X2 translates to MPIFNNLQIHSSTHANHKPEPKARTELTLITSRSATAPSPTRQSRQYTAQYTAQYTAQYTAQYTAQYTAQYTAQYTAQYTAQYTAQYTAQYTAQYTAQYTAQYTAQYTAQYTAQYTAQYTAQYTAQYTAQYTAQYTAQYTAQYTAQYTAQYTAQYTAQYTAQYTAQYTAQYTAQYTTQYTAQYTAQYTAQYTAQYTCHTVTGREPLYSKRSQGFSAGSDWTMLQLIIIEYLLSSFLPPRP